The sequence GGGGCGTCATCGCGCCTGTGTCAGAAGGCGCTCTTGACCACGCCGCCGTCGACGCGAAGTGCCGCGCCCGTGGTCGCCGACGCGAGCGGACTTGCCACGTAGGCCACGAGCGAGGCCACTTCCTGCGGCGAGGCGAAGCGCCTGATCAGCGAGGTCGGGCGGACGTGGTCGAAGAACTCCGCCTCGACCTGTTCGAAGGTCTTGTCGCTCGTGCGTGCCATGCCTTCGACGAAGTCGCCGACGCCGCGCGACTTCGTCGGTCCCGGCAGCACGCTGTTGACGGTGATGTTCGTGCCGGCCACCGATTCAGCGAGCCCGCGCGCCACCGCGATCTGCGCGGTCTTCGTCACGCCGTAATGGATCATCTCGGTCGGAATCTGCACCGCGCTCTCGCTCGAGATGAAAATGATCCGTCCCCAGTTCGCGCGCTTCATGTCGGGCAGCACCAGGCGTGCGAGGCGGACGCCGCTCAGCACGTTCACATCGAAGAAGCGCTGCCAGTCCGCATCCGGAATGTCCTCGAAGGCCTTGGGCTCGAAGATGCCCAGGTTGTTGACGAGGATGGCGATGCCGGGGTGGCGGCGCACGAGCTCCTCCGCCACGTGGGCCTGGCTGAGGTCGCCGGCATGGCCGTGCACCGTGCCTCTGGTCTCCGAGCGGATGCGATCCACCGCTTCGTCGATGGACGCTTGCGACCTGCCGTTGACGATGACGCTTGCGCCCTCGGAGGCCAGCGCGTGGGCGATCGCGTAGCCGATGCCGGCCGTGCTGCCGCTTACCAGGGCCAGCTTGCCGTCGAGTTTCAGATCCATGTCGATTCTCCTTGGTTGGTCGGACGACAGTGTCCGTCGGTTGTTGCTGCGCGTGCTGCCTGCATCCGTCAGCCGAGGAAGCTGACCAGTGCCGGAATGACCTGCTCGGGCGCCTCTTCCATCAGCCAGTGCCCGGAGCCCTTGACGATCACGCCCTTCACGTCGGTCGCGACCATCTTGCCCTGTTCGATCAGGAAGGTGCCACCGGCCTTTTCGCCGGAGAGCACCAGCATCGGCATGGGCAGCGGGGTCTTGCCCAGCTCCGCGAATTCCGCCGCGTCCTTCTCGAAGGCCTTGAAGTACTCGAAACCGGCACGCATGCCGCCGGGCTGCGCGTAGGCCCTGGCGTAGAACTGGCGATCGGCTTCGGGCACCGAGTGCTTGGGATCGGCCGCGAAGTCGTTCCAGAAGTGTTCGAAGTAGATGCGCTCGCGTCCCTTCACCAGCGCCAGCGGCGTGGTGCCGTGGAAATGGAAGTGCCACAGGTCGCGCAGCAGCCACACGTTCTGCCACTGGCCGATGCCGGGCAGGAAGGCGTCCATGAGCACGACCTTGTCGGTCTCCGAAGGGAACTGCGCGGCGTACGCATAGGCCACCATCAGGCCGATGTCGTGCCCCACGATGCTGACGTTGCGGATGCCGAGCGACCGGACGAGCTCGTGGATGTCTACGGCCATGTTCTTCTTCTCGTAGCCCGTCTCGGGCTTCGACGAATTGCCCGCGCCCCGCAGGTCGGGCACGACCACGGTGTGCGTCTTCGCCAGCAGCGGCATCAGCGGGTTCCACATGTGGCCGGTCTCGGCATAGCCGTGCAGCAGCACGATGGCCGGACCCTTGCCGCCGATGCGGTAGCTGATGCGGGTGCCGTTCACGTCCGCGCTGCCCGAGCGGAAGCCCGGCACCGTGTCGGCGGCGGTTGCGGCGTTCGCCGTGGAGCCCAGCGTCAGGACGGCGCCGGCGGCGACGGCGCCCGCGATCAGGGCGCGGCGGGAAGGAACGAATTGGCTGTCGGTCATGTCGAGGTCCTTTTCTTTCAGTTTTGAAGCGGTGGCGTGAATTTAAGATTCAGCTTCGCTTTCAGAAAGAGCCCAAAAATGGTTTACTCATTCAGTTTTGCTGAATGATCTGAAGGGCTTCCATGGACCGGCTCCGTGCTTACGAAATGTTCGTCAACGTGGTGGCGCGGGGCAGCTTCACCAGGGCGGCCGACGCGCTGGACACCTCGCCGGCCAACGTGACGCGCTACATCAACGAGCTCGAGGCACACCTGCGCACGCGGCTCATCAACCGCACCTCGCGCCGCCTGTCGCTCACCGAGGGCGGCGAGGCGCTCTACGACCGGGCCAAGTCGATCCTGGAGGAAGTGTCGGAAACCGAGGCGCTGGCGACCACCGCTTCGCTGCAGCCCCGCGGGCGCCTGCGCATCAACGCGCCGCTGAGCTTCGGCAGCCTGGTGCTGGCGCCCCTGTGGCCGAAGTTCATGGCGACGTACCCCGACGTCGAGCTCGACATCGCGCTCATCGACCGCGTGGTCGACATCGTCGAGGAGGGCTACGACCTCGCCATCCGCATCTCGCGCACCAGCTCGGGCAACCACATCGCGCGCCGCCTGGGGCGCTCGCACAACCTGGTGTGCGCCTCGCCCGCGTACATCGCCGCCCACGGCATGCCCGAGGTTCCGGCCGACCTGTCCCGGCACCTGTGCCTGGGCTACACCTACGGCGCGACCTCCGACGAGTGGCAGTTCGCCGGCCCCGGCGGCACGCTCGAATCGGTGCGGGTGCGCTGGGCGCTGCGGGCCAACAACGGCACCACCGCCCGCGCCGCGGCACTCGCCGGCGGCGGCGTCATCTGGCAGCCGAGGTTCGTGATCGGCGGGGACGTGGAGGCCGGCCGGCTGGTCGAGGTCATGCCGGGCTATCGCATGCCACCCATCGACGTGCTGGCGATCTACGCCAGCCGCCGCCATCTCAGCGCGAAGGTGCGGGTGATGCTCGACTTCCTGGTCAATGCCTTCCAGGGCGAGCTGTCGGAGCCGGGCGAGCTCTAGCGGCCCGGCGAGGCCTGCGCACGGCGAGCCAGATCGCGCCGTCGGAAGCGGGCCGGAAAATCGAAGATTTCCACCTTGCCCATTTGGCAGGCATTGTGTTGCAGCCCGCGCCAGGCAACGATCCCCGACGAACTTCGCCCGGTTGTCCCCAATGTTGTCCCCAGTCTGCGGGGACAACCTGGAAGGGGCGGATTCAGGTCCGCATTCAGGCCCTTGCCAGCTCGTTCCGGCCGATCCAGGCCGGTTCGTTCGAGGTTTCCGGAAAATCCGCTCGGTCCAGCGTGTCGGCCAGTTCGGGCAAGGAAGACGAGGGCATCCGCCGCAGTTCGTAGCCACGGCCGTACACCGAGTGCAGGACGAACTCGCATTCCTTGTGCAGCGACAGCTTGCGCCGGATGTTGGCCACGCAGCAGTCGAGCACGCGGCTCTTGCGCTCGATGCGCGAATCCATCCAGAGCGAGGCCAGCAGCCAGTCGCGTTCCAGAAGCCGTCCCGCATTGCGGAAAAGCAGCAGCGCCAGTTCGAATTCGCGGGGCTTGAGGCGGATTTCCTCGCCCCGGTGCACCACCACCTTGCGGCTGCCGATGAAGCGGTAGTCGCCGAAGTTCGCGCTCACCGTCTGCGGATGCAGCAGCGTCTCGGTGCGGCGCAGCGCTTCGCGCACGCGCAGCTCCACCTCGAAGTCGTCCACCGGCAGCACCGCGAAATCGATGGTGGCACCCGCCGGCTCGCTGCCCGCCGTGGCGAGCACGTCGATCAGCAGGTCGCGCTGCAGGGCATTGGCCACCAGGAAGATCGGCAGGCGCAGCGCCTTGCACATCGAGGTGATCACCGGCCACGCGCCTTCGTCCTTCAGCACCACCAGCAGCAGGCCGAACTGGCTGCCGTGGGTCACGGCCTGCAGGAATTCGGCGCTGCTGCCGAAGCGCACCGGCGTGCAGCCCATCATGCGCAGCCGCTGGCCCCAGGCCTGGTGCTGGGCAGCGTCGCAGCCGACCATGGCCACCTGCCGCGAGCATTGGACGTTGTTCTTGTCGAGAGCTTCCATGGGGTGTGAGGTGGAGGGACGCGGCGCGCGGCGGTCAGCCGACCGCGAGGCGCGTCCCGGCGCCGGGCTGCGTCTTGCGCACGCCGTCGGGGCCGTAGAAGAGTTGGGCGCTGGCCTGCAGGAAATGCAGGGCCTGCTGCGTGAAATCGAGGTGCGCGTACACCATCGAGCCGTTGCGAAGGTTGTGGCTGCGGGCCTGCACGGCCAGCACCAGCAGCGCGGCCCAGGCCTGTTGCGCGGCGGGGCCGCAGGCCTTGGCGGCGGCATCGGCGCCGGCGCGGCCGGGCTTGAAGCCCAGCGCGGCCTGCAGCGCCTCGCGCTGGTTGTCGAGCTCGGTCATGCGATCGAGCAGCAGGGTCTTCTCACCGGCGATGGCGGCCAGGTCGGCGAACACGTTGTCCGACATGGCCTTGGCTTCGCGGTCGAGCACCGACAGGAATTCCTCGATGCAGGCGGTCTCGGTGCGCAGGTGCGCCAGCAGCGACTGGGTCATTCGCGGCCTTTCGGCGCGGGCTTGGCCTCGACCCTGGCGTCGGCCGCCGGGTCGAGCAGGTCGCGCACGCTGGCCAGCAGGCCGTCGGCGATGCGCTCGGGGCGGATCTGGTAGCGCCCGGCGCGGATGTCCTCGCGGATCGCGGCCACCCGGGCTGCATCGAAATCGCTGCCGCCCACGGCGCTGGGCATGGTGTGGACGAGCGCGGACGGCTGCGGCGCCTCCTGGCGCGCGTCGCGGCGGCGGCATCGGCGCCGGTCGTCGAAGCCGCGGCGGCAGGGGCCGGGGCGTTCGCGGGGTCCGGTGGAGAGGCGTGGCCGAAGGGGCAGGTTGATCGATTTTCAAGGTGATTCCTCAGGGGCTGACCCGTATATCGGCAGCGCTGGCAAGAACTTTAGGAGCGGCGTGCACAAAGCGTACGGCAAGGCGGCCGGCAAGCCTACTGGGCCAGCTGGATCTGCCCCTCCGTGTCCGCCACCCCGCTGACCATCCGGCCGTCGCGGGTCTTGGCCTGCACCACGGCGCCCACGGTCGCTCCGGTCATGGCCCGGCCCTCGGTGGTGACGACGAAACCCTGGCCCTGCGCCACGACCTTGACGGCCTGGCCCTGCTGGATGACGGTGACGCCGCGCACCTGCTCCTTGCGCAGCGGCGCGCCCGATGCGATGCGGTTGACCGCCACCACCCCGGTGAGTTCCGCCGCGCTGGTGACGACCGAGCGCGGCAGCCGCGTCAGATCGCCGGTGCGCTCGGCGATGTCGCCCGCGCCCACCGGCTTGCCGGCGTCGATGACGCGCGCGGCCACGAAATAGCTGCCTTCCACCGACACATGGGCCTGCACGTAGCGCGTCCAGGGCCGTTCGGCCTGGCAGCGAACGCCCACCGACACCCGGCCCCACGGCGTGGCGCCGGGTGGCAGGAAGGCCTCGGGCGTGGTCTCGCAGGCCGGCAGGGCGTCCGTGCCGCGGCCTTCGAGCCGGACGCCGACCTTGCCCGGCAGGCCGGCGGTCTGCGTCTGCATGTAGGCGGCGACGACGGCGTCGGCCGTGGAGGGCGCGGCGGTGTCCCTGGTCGTCCCGGCCTGCGCCGCGAACGCGCAGCAGGCCGCCAGCAGCATCGTCGACACGGTGCGCGGCAGGCAGGTCCGGGGCGTGGTGAGGGTCATCGGAAACATTCGAAGAAGTGCTCGGGGAGCGGCTCTCCACACATGAAGGGCACGAGACGCCGCCCGGAAATTCTAGAAATTCGGCGGCCGATCGAAGGTGCGAGCAGCAGCAGAAAACCCCCTTTGTTCGAACGATTGCAAAAGCGCCTCATGCATAGACTCGCTTTCCATCTGTCGCCACGCCATGCGCGAACGCGACGCTTCAACAGATGGAACTCAGATGATCGACAAGCTGGATGCGGCGCTTCGCTTCAATCGCGAAGCCCTCAATCTCCGGGCGGAACGCCAGGAGGTGATCGCGGCCAATATCGCGCACGCGGACACGCCCAACTACAAGGCGCGCGACTTCGACTTCGGCACCCGCCTGAGCGAAGCCGTCGAGCGCGGCCGCGCATCGCAGTCGATGTCGATGGCCACCACGTCGGCGCGCCACCTCGCGGGCCAGGCGCAGGCCATGCCCGACAAGGACCTGCTCTACCGCACGCCCAACCAGTCCAGCCTCGACGGCAACACGGTCGAGATGGACGTGGAGCGCATCGCCTTCGCCGACAACGCGCTGCGCTACGAGTCGAACCTCACGGTGATCAATTCCAAGATCAAGTCGCTGCTGTCGGCGGTACAGCAATAAGGCCTGCCATGCCCTTCAACAGCACATCCATGAACATCTTCAACGTGGCGGGATCCGCCATGACCGCGCAGTCGCAGCGCATGAACGTGACCGCCAGCAACATGGCCAACGCCGAGAGCGTGGCCGGTCCCGACGGCATGCCCTACCGCGCCAAGCAGGTGGTGTTCGAGGTCGCGCCATCCGGCATGCAGGACATCGGCGGCGTGCGCGTCTCCGGCGTGGTCGAGGACCCGTCCCCGCCGCGGCTCGTGTTCGATCCGAAGAGCCCGCACGCCAATGCCGAAGGCTACGTGGCCATGCCCAACGTCAACGTGGTCGAGGAGATGACCAACATGATCTCGGCCTCGCGCAGCTACCAGGCCAACGTCGAGGTGCTCAACACCGCGAAGACGCTGATGGTCAAGACGCTGACGCTCGGCCAGTAAGCCGACCGCACACCCCTTCAACAAGAAAAGCAACCAACGCAATGGCCATCTCCGACACCTCGTCCATCACCGGGCAGAACGCCGCCTCCGCGGCCAGCAGCAACACCAGCGTCTCGAACGCCGACAGCGAACAGCGCTTCCTGAAGCTGCTGGTCACGCAGCTGAACAACCAGGACCCGCTCAACCCGATGCAGAACGCCGAGCTCACCTCGCAGCTGGCGCAGATGAGCACCGTGAGCGGCATCGAGAAGCTCAACTCCACGCTGTCGGGCCTGGTGAACCAGACCGGTTCCAACCAGGTGCTGCAGGCGGCTTCGCTCATCGGCTACAACGTGCTGTCGCCCGGCGACACGCTCACCACCACCAAGCCCGAGGACGGCAAGGAACCCGCGGCGCAGGCCTTCGCGGTGGAGCTGCCGGGCACGGCCTCCGACGTCGACATCAAGATCGTCGACGCCGCCGGCAACACGGTGCGCACCATCAGCGCCGGCTCCATGAAGGAAGGCGTCAACGCCGTCACCTGGGACGGCAAGGACGACGCCGGCAACGTGGTGCCCGCGGGCACCTACAAGTTCGTCGCGGACGCCACCAACGGCAGCACCGTCGTGAAGGCCACCGCGCTCACTTTCTCGCAGGTGGCCGCCGTGAAGCAGGGCACCGACGGCGTCACGCTCGAGCTGATGAGCGGCAACAACATCGGCCTGTCCGACGTGCGGCTCTTCCTCTGAGCCATCCATCGAATCGCGCGAACAACTCGCACACCCCTTCGCATCCAACGCATCGAACCAAGGAATCAACATGGCTTTTTCTCAGGGCATCAGCGGACTCGGCGTGGCCGCGGCCAACCTCGACGTCATCGGCAACAACATCGCCAACTCGAGCACCGTGGGCTTCAAGTCCGCCGCCGCCACCTTCCAGGACGTGTACGCCGGCTCGCGCGTGGGCCTGGGCGCCTCGGTCTCGGGCGTGGTGCAGAACTTCACGCAGGGCGTGACGCAGACCAGCAGCCGTCCGTACGACGTGGCCATCCTGAACGGCGACGGCTTCTTCCGCCTGGCCAGCGCCAGCGGTGAAGTGCTGTACTCGCGCAACGGCCAGTTCACGCCCGACAAGGAAGGCTACATCGTCAACGCCCAGGGCCTGCGCCTGACCGGCTACGGCGTGAACGCCAGCGGCGGCATCAGCGGCGGCACGCCCGCACCGATCCAGATCCCCACGGCGCCCATGACGCCGAAGGCCACCACCACGGTGAACGCCGAGTTCAACCTCGACGCGCGCCTGGCAACCCCGGCCAAGACGCCGTTCAACGCCGCCGACTCCGAGACCTTCAACTACTCGAACGCCATCGGCCCCACGTACGACTCGCTGGGCAACCCGCACGACGTGGCCGTGTACTTCGTGAAGGCACCCACGCCCGCCAACACCTGGAACGTGTACGGCACGTCCGACGGCGCCGCGCTCAACGGCGGTGCCGCGCTCACCACGCTGACCTTCGACTCCAGCGGCAAGATGACCGCGCCGGCCAGCGGCCAGCTGAACATCGGCCCGATCAACTTCACCAACGGCGCGGCGGCCATGACCGCCACGGTCGACCTGTCGGGCACCACGCAGTTCGGCGCTGCCAACGGCATGAGCAAGCTCGGCCAGGACGGCTACCGCTCGGGCGAGCTGACCTCGTTCTCGATCAACCCCGACGGCACCATCACCGGCAAGTTCTCCAACGAACAGACCCAGCTGCTGGGCCAGGTCGTGCTGTCGTCGTTCGCCAACCCCAACGGCCTGGAGCCCAAGGGCAACAACGTGTGGGCCGAGACGCAGGCTTCGGGCAACGCGCTCACCGGCACGCCGGGCGAGGGCACCAAGCTCGGCTCGCTGCAGGCCGGCGCGCTGGAGGCGTCCAACGTCGACCTGACCTCCGAGCTGGTCAACCTGATCGTCGCGCAGCGCAACTACCAGGCCAATGCGCAGACCGTGAAGACGCAGGACCAGGTCATGCAGACGCTGATGAACATCCGCTGACGCGGCGCCCTAAGACTGACACCAGGAGCACCCAGTGGATCGAATGTTGTATGTCGCCATGAGCGGCGCCAAGCAGGTCATGGAGCAGCAGGCCTCTGTCGCCAACAACATGGCGAACGTCTCGACGCCGGGCTTTCGCGCGCAGATCGCCAGCTTCCGTGCGGTGCCCGTGGTGGGCCAGGAGGCGCCCACGCGCGCGTTCGTGTCCGCCACCACGCCCGGCGCCGACTTCGCGCACGGCCCCATCACCGAGACCGGCCGCGGCCTCGACGTGGCCGTGAACGGCGAAGGCTGGCTGGTGGTGCAGACCGCCGACGGCGGCGAAGCCTACACGCGCGTCGGCAATCTCCAGATCTCGGCCGACGGCCAGCTCTCCACCATGGGCGGCCGCCCGGTGATGGGCGACAACGGCGCACTGACCGTGCCGCCCGGCTCCGCGGTGACCATTGCCACCAACGGCCTGGTGAGCGCGCGCGACGCGGCCTCGAACACCGAGACCGGCATCGGCGAGGTGGGCCGGCTCAAGCTCGTGAACCCGGCCACCACCGACCTCGTGCGCGGTGACGACGGCCTGTTCCGCATGCGCCAGGGCCTGCAGCCGGCCGAAGCCGACCCCGGCGTGACGCTGGCCATCGGCGCCGTCGAGGGCAGCAACGTCAACCCGGTCGAGGCGATGGTTTCGATGATCGCCAACGCGCGCAGCTTCGAGATGCAGATGAAGTCGATGCAGACCGCCGACACCAACGCGCAGTCGGCCAACAAGCTGCTGTCGTACGGCTGACA comes from Variovorax paradoxus and encodes:
- the flgE gene encoding flagellar hook protein FlgE translates to MAFSQGISGLGVAAANLDVIGNNIANSSTVGFKSAAATFQDVYAGSRVGLGASVSGVVQNFTQGVTQTSSRPYDVAILNGDGFFRLASASGEVLYSRNGQFTPDKEGYIVNAQGLRLTGYGVNASGGISGGTPAPIQIPTAPMTPKATTTVNAEFNLDARLATPAKTPFNAADSETFNYSNAIGPTYDSLGNPHDVAVYFVKAPTPANTWNVYGTSDGAALNGGAALTTLTFDSSGKMTAPASGQLNIGPINFTNGAAAMTATVDLSGTTQFGAANGMSKLGQDGYRSGELTSFSINPDGTITGKFSNEQTQLLGQVVLSSFANPNGLEPKGNNVWAETQASGNALTGTPGEGTKLGSLQAGALEASNVDLTSELVNLIVAQRNYQANAQTVKTQDQVMQTLMNIR
- a CDS encoding winged helix-turn-helix domain-containing protein — its product is MEALDKNNVQCSRQVAMVGCDAAQHQAWGQRLRMMGCTPVRFGSSAEFLQAVTHGSQFGLLLVVLKDEGAWPVITSMCKALRLPIFLVANALQRDLLIDVLATAGSEPAGATIDFAVLPVDDFEVELRVREALRRTETLLHPQTVSANFGDYRFIGSRKVVVHRGEEIRLKPREFELALLLFRNAGRLLERDWLLASLWMDSRIERKSRVLDCCVANIRRKLSLHKECEFVLHSVYGRGYELRRMPSSSLPELADTLDRADFPETSNEPAWIGRNELARA
- a CDS encoding flagellar hook assembly protein FlgD, translating into MAISDTSSITGQNAASAASSNTSVSNADSEQRFLKLLVTQLNNQDPLNPMQNAELTSQLAQMSTVSGIEKLNSTLSGLVNQTGSNQVLQAASLIGYNVLSPGDTLTTTKPEDGKEPAAQAFAVELPGTASDVDIKIVDAAGNTVRTISAGSMKEGVNAVTWDGKDDAGNVVPAGTYKFVADATNGSTVVKATALTFSQVAAVKQGTDGVTLELMSGNNIGLSDVRLFL
- a CDS encoding flagella synthesis protein FlgN; the protein is MTQSLLAHLRTETACIEEFLSVLDREAKAMSDNVFADLAAIAGEKTLLLDRMTELDNQREALQAALGFKPGRAGADAAAKACGPAAQQAWAALLVLAVQARSHNLRNGSMVYAHLDFTQQALHFLQASAQLFYGPDGVRKTQPGAGTRLAVG
- a CDS encoding flagellar basal body rod protein FlgF is translated as MDRMLYVAMSGAKQVMEQQASVANNMANVSTPGFRAQIASFRAVPVVGQEAPTRAFVSATTPGADFAHGPITETGRGLDVAVNGEGWLVVQTADGGEAYTRVGNLQISADGQLSTMGGRPVMGDNGALTVPPGSAVTIATNGLVSARDAASNTETGIGEVGRLKLVNPATTDLVRGDDGLFRMRQGLQPAEADPGVTLAIGAVEGSNVNPVEAMVSMIANARSFEMQMKSMQTADTNAQSANKLLSYG
- the flgM gene encoding flagellar biosynthesis anti-sigma factor FlgM, which translates into the protein MPSAVGGSDFDAARVAAIREDIRAGRYQIRPERIADGLLASVRDLLDPAADARVEAKPAPKGRE
- a CDS encoding SDR family NAD(P)-dependent oxidoreductase, yielding MDLKLDGKLALVSGSTAGIGYAIAHALASEGASVIVNGRSQASIDEAVDRIRSETRGTVHGHAGDLSQAHVAEELVRRHPGIAILVNNLGIFEPKAFEDIPDADWQRFFDVNVLSGVRLARLVLPDMKRANWGRIIFISSESAVQIPTEMIHYGVTKTAQIAVARGLAESVAGTNITVNSVLPGPTKSRGVGDFVEGMARTSDKTFEQVEAEFFDHVRPTSLIRRFASPQEVASLVAYVASPLASATTGAALRVDGGVVKSAF
- a CDS encoding alpha/beta fold hydrolase; this encodes MTDSQFVPSRRALIAGAVAAGAVLTLGSTANAATAADTVPGFRSGSADVNGTRISYRIGGKGPAIVLLHGYAETGHMWNPLMPLLAKTHTVVVPDLRGAGNSSKPETGYEKKNMAVDIHELVRSLGIRNVSIVGHDIGLMVAYAYAAQFPSETDKVVLMDAFLPGIGQWQNVWLLRDLWHFHFHGTTPLALVKGRERIYFEHFWNDFAADPKHSVPEADRQFYARAYAQPGGMRAGFEYFKAFEKDAAEFAELGKTPLPMPMLVLSGEKAGGTFLIEQGKMVATDVKGVIVKGSGHWLMEEAPEQVIPALVSFLG
- the flgA gene encoding flagellar basal body P-ring formation chaperone FlgA → MTLTTPRTCLPRTVSTMLLAACCAFAAQAGTTRDTAAPSTADAVVAAYMQTQTAGLPGKVGVRLEGRGTDALPACETTPEAFLPPGATPWGRVSVGVRCQAERPWTRYVQAHVSVEGSYFVAARVIDAGKPVGAGDIAERTGDLTRLPRSVVTSAAELTGVVAVNRIASGAPLRKEQVRGVTVIQQGQAVKVVAQGQGFVVTTEGRAMTGATVGAVVQAKTRDGRMVSGVADTEGQIQLAQ
- the flgB gene encoding flagellar basal body rod protein FlgB, producing the protein MIDKLDAALRFNREALNLRAERQEVIAANIAHADTPNYKARDFDFGTRLSEAVERGRASQSMSMATTSARHLAGQAQAMPDKDLLYRTPNQSSLDGNTVEMDVERIAFADNALRYESNLTVINSKIKSLLSAVQQ
- a CDS encoding LysR family transcriptional regulator — protein: MDRLRAYEMFVNVVARGSFTRAADALDTSPANVTRYINELEAHLRTRLINRTSRRLSLTEGGEALYDRAKSILEEVSETEALATTASLQPRGRLRINAPLSFGSLVLAPLWPKFMATYPDVELDIALIDRVVDIVEEGYDLAIRISRTSSGNHIARRLGRSHNLVCASPAYIAAHGMPEVPADLSRHLCLGYTYGATSDEWQFAGPGGTLESVRVRWALRANNGTTARAAALAGGGVIWQPRFVIGGDVEAGRLVEVMPGYRMPPIDVLAIYASRRHLSAKVRVMLDFLVNAFQGELSEPGEL
- the flgC gene encoding flagellar basal body rod protein FlgC, whose protein sequence is MPFNSTSMNIFNVAGSAMTAQSQRMNVTASNMANAESVAGPDGMPYRAKQVVFEVAPSGMQDIGGVRVSGVVEDPSPPRLVFDPKSPHANAEGYVAMPNVNVVEEMTNMISASRSYQANVEVLNTAKTLMVKTLTLGQ